A single window of Sparus aurata chromosome 22, fSpaAur1.1, whole genome shotgun sequence DNA harbors:
- the tatdn3 gene encoding putative deoxyribonuclease tatdn3 translates to MEYGFVDSHCHVSAREFEQDLEDVIQRSTEAGVQTLVAVTEEAGEFSRVLQLQERYPDLVAPCFGIHPLQAGGGSEQRSATPRDLDAALPEFYKHRERLVAVGEIGLDFTPWCAPTQQDRDDQMNVFVRQLNVARELDLPVNVHSRSAAKVTIATMREQGVSRALLHNFAGKPSVALEGVRAGYLFSFPPAVCRNQQRDKLIQRIPLEHICLETDSPALGLDKHVRNEPSNIVLSCRHIAKVKGLSPQTVQQVTAQNAYRLFPKANRR, encoded by the exons aTGGAATATGGCTTCGTGGACTCTCACTGTCATGTATCTGCCCGTGAGTTCGAACAG GACCTGGAGGATGTGAtccagaggagcacagag gccGGGGTACAGACTCTGGTTGCCGTTACAGAAGAGGCCGGAGAGTTCTCCAGAgttctgcagctgcaggaacG TTATCCAGATCTGGTGGCTCCATGTTTCGGTATCCACCCGCTACAGGCCGGCGGGGGCTCCGAGCAGCGCAGCGCGACGCCTCGG GACCTTGACGCTGCTCTGCCAGAGTTCTACAAACACAGAGAACGCCTCGTCGCTGTTGGAGAG ATTGGTTTGGACTTCACGCCGTGGTGCGCTCCCACTCAGCAGGACAGAGACGACCAGATGAACGTCTTCGTCAGACAGCTCAACGTCGCCAGAGAGCTGGACCTGCCTGT GAACGTCCACTCACGATCAGCTGCCAAGGTCACCATAGCGACCATGAGAGAGCAAG GCGTCAGCCGAGCTCTGCTTCATAACTTCGCGGGGAAGCCGTCTGTAGCTCTGGAGGGTGTGAGGGCCGGCTACCTCTTCTCCTTCCCGCCTGCTGTGTGCAGGAACCAACAG agagacaaactgatCCAGAGGATCCCGCTGGAACACATCTGTCTCGAGACCGACTCTCCTGCGCTGGGGCTCGACAAGCAT GTGAGGAATGAGCCCAGTAACATCGTTCTGTCCTGCCGGCACATCGCTAAGGTCAAAGGCCTGTCGCCACAAACCGTTCAGCAAGTCACCGCACAGAATGCTTATAGGCTTTTCCCCAAAGCTAACAGGCGCTAA
- the nsl1 gene encoding kinetochore-associated protein NSL1 homolog, which translates to MEPVESEPLPSDESNKDYRVQVTSKKKVMEQIKKYKDVLKTALDKQPEVAEETKRVLLQELLANFEAAVQENVLVNGRPWEEAADDEEDVDLDSLLDDTVVETTRRRRAYPKKILPHVVHSLKAERKIMGLYEQAFKPQEVLKDPDQESIMNDLSAAAPGMVKQAIQVIKSINTLQKQAEGLCEILNMKSSQATLEIHREVFGSNGQSEALLPPANSASRNRQPIKRAVEEAAAANGYVPLSKKPVGEDEPE; encoded by the exons ATGGAGCCGGTAGAGAGCGAACCCCTGCCCAGCGATGAATCAAACAAGGATTACAGAGTACAAGTTACgtcaaagaaaaaagtaatggAGCAGATTAAAAAGTATAAAGACGTTTTGAAGACAGCGCTCGACAAACAGCCGGAAGTTGCAGAGGAGACAAAGCGAGTTTtactgcaggagctgctggcG AACTTTGAGGCGGCTGTTCAGGAAAACGTGTTGGTTAATGGACGACCGTGGGAGGAGGCAGCTGACGATGAAG AGGATGTTGATCTGGACAGCCTGCTGGATGACACCGTTGTTGAGACCACCAGGAGGCGCCGTGCCTACCCTAAAAAGATCCTGCCCCATGTGGTCCACTCCCTCAAAGCTGAGCGTAAAATCATG GGGCTGTATGAGCAGGCATTCAAACCTCAAGAGGTGCTCAAAGATCCGGATCAAG AGAGCATCATGAACGATttgtcagcagcagctcctggaaTGGTAAAACAGGCCATCCAGGTCATAAAG TCTATCAATACTCTGCAGAAACAAGCTGAAGGCCTCTGTGAGATCCTCAACATGAAATCCAGTCAGGCCACTCTGGAGATCCACAGAGAAGTGTTCGGGTCCAACGGCCAATCAGAAGCTCTCCTGCCTCCTGCGAACAGTGCTTCGAGGAACCGGCAGCCAATCAAGAGAGCCGTAGAGGAAGCAGCAGCCGCTAATGGCTATGTGCCTCTCAGTAAGAAACCGGTGGGAGAGGACGAGCCGGAGTGA